The stretch of DNA GGCCCAAGGCCGCCTGCCGTTTCAAACGCCTCGAACCCGGCTCCAGGGTCACGCTCATAGATCAGGCTCCGCGCATTTCCTACGGCGGCTGCGGCATTCCCTATTTCGTTTCCGGTGAAGTGAACAGCGTCACCGATCTGCAGTCCACGCCCTACCACATAGTGCGCGACGCAGCCTTTTTCAAAACCAACAAGGACGTTGACGTTCTGACCAACACCCGCGCCACCAAGGTGAACCGTGCGGAAAAGACTGTTGAGATCGTCGACGTGCTCACCGGCAAGACCGACACCCTGCACTATGACAAGCTGGTGCTGGCCATGGGCTCCAAGGCCAACCTGCCCCCCTTTGAAGGCATCAACCTTTCCGGCATATCCGCGGCCACCAATCTTGATGAAGCCGAGATGCTTCGCAATGCCGTTGCCGCCGGTCAGGTGAACAGCGCCGTTATCGTGGGTGCGGGTTTCATCGGCCTTGAAATGGCCGTGGCCTTTGCCGACATGTGGGGCATTGAAACCACTGTTGTGGAACTGCAGGATCAGGTTCTGCCCAACTTCCTTTCCAAGTCCATGGCCACCATGGCCCAGCACGACCTTGAGGAAAAGGGCGTGACCGTTCTGCTCGGCGAGTCCGTGCAGCGCTTCGAAGGCGAAGACGGTGCCGTGGCCCGCGTGGTCACCAACAAGCGCACCATCGAAGCCGACCTCGTGGTGCTGGCAGCAGGCGTTTCCCCCAACACCGGCCTTGCCAAAGAAGCGGGCATTGAATGCGACCCGCGCGGTGCCATTATCGTTGACGAATACATGCGTACCAACGATCCCGATATTTACTCCGGCGGCGACTGCGTCACCATACCCAACCTCGTGACGGGCAAACGCGGCTACTACCCGCTCGGCTCCATGGCCAACCGTCAGGGCCGCGTTATCGGCACCAACCTTGCGGGCGGCAAGGACACTTTCCCCGGCGCAGTCGGCGGCTGGGTGGTAAAACTCTTTGATCAGTCTGCATGCGGCGCGGGCCTGACCATCGAAAACGCCGTGAAGGAAGGCTTTGACGCCATCAGCGTGCATGTGGAGCAGTTTGACCGCGCCCACTTCTTCCCCGAAAAGGCACTCATGTCCCTTGAACTGGTTGTGGACAAGCCCACCCGCCGCGTGCTCGGCATTCAGGGCATGAGCGAACTGGGCGATGCGCTTACCGCACGCATAAACGCCGTGGTACCGCTGCTCAAGGCACACAGCACCATTGAAGAGGTTTCTAACCTCGAAGTGGTCTACTCACCACCCTTCGCCTCTGCCATGGACATTGTGAACGCTCTTGGCAACGTAACCGAAAACGTGCTGGAAGGTCGCAATCACATGATGACCCCTGCCGAGTTCGCCAAAGCATGGGGCAACTGCGACACCGACGAAATGTGCTTCATCGATACCCGCCTTTCCGGCAACGCCCAGCCTCTTGTGGAAAAATATCCCGGCCGCTGGCACAACATTCCCAACGAGGAAATCCGTGCCCGGATAAATGAAGTGCCTGCAGACAAACCTATAGTGGTTATCTGCAACACCGGCCTGCGCTCGTACGAAGCCATGCTGCTGCTCAACGAACTGGGTCGCGGCGATGTAAAATCCGCTGCCGGCGGCATGGTTGCCCAGAAAAAGATCGGCTCAGCCATTTAGCTGCACCGCACCCCATTTAAATGCACAAAACCGCCCGAAAGGGCGGTTTTTCATTGGGACGCGAACCGCAAGCCGCTTTTCCTTTTTTAATCGCTTATACCGCAACTGTGCGCGTTGCGATTTTACCCGCTGCAAACCGCAATTTGCTGCGATACATCATTTTATTGAGATGCCACATTTATTACAGTGCATTTCGATCAGCGCCCCCTGTATTCCCCGACCAACGACATTGACGTTTGCTTTTTGCTTCCCCTATCATCACCTCTGGTGAGGGGGAAAACCTGATTCCCATTTTACCCCCGACCACATAAACACTCTCGAATACAAGAGCATCACCGCAGGCATTGTGCATGCAGATCCAGCATACCATCGGAGAACACACCATGACCCAGCCGAACCACGAGACAATCATCAACACCCGGAACGTTCTTGTCAGGGTCATGCGCCTCGGGCCCCGCGAATCTTCTCCGCAGCATTTTCACACCGAGATCACCGACACCATGGTCGGGCTGAGCGGTCCCGTTGTTGTTACCGAACATGCGGTAGCCGCAATCACCAGCGGGGAACAGACCGGCACCCCGCAGCCAAAGGAAAAGGCGACCGAAGTCGCCGTTTCTCTCGCTCCCGGAGAGCGCCATTCCGTGCCCCCCCTCACCAGCCATTCGGTATCCAATCCCGGTGACGAACCGGTGGAGTACCTGCTGATTCAGGGCGTGGGCAAATACGATTTCATTCTTACTGTGTAATCTCGCCCTCTTCCCTGCCTTCAAGGAACTTGGCGCGCAGGCGGGATATTTCGTCAGAAAGTTCCTGACGGTCTTCGCTGCTCAGAGAAAGCACGTCCATGCGATGCACGTCGGGCTCCAGATACTGGATGGATACAAGGCCGCCCTCTTCCGCAAACACGGAAGCAAGCCCGCGCACGGCATAGGCTTCGCCAACCTTGATCCGCTCGAAAGTGGACTTGTCGCACTGGGGGAAGAACAGGATGATGTCGTTCTCCTCATCTTCCGCGAACAGCACCTTGCCGTATACGTCCATTTCGTGGCCGCCGTCTTCCATGTGCTTTTCCACGATAAAGACGTCTGAATTCACTTCTACTACCAGAGGCATGTGTTTCCCTCTCCGTATATTGGATTGCGCCCCGCATGGGCGCAGACAGAATCAATCAGTACCGGTACAGCCCGATGCTGCATGCCGGTCGGATTTGGTACACGGCTCCCGCCTTCATGACCAGCGGAAAACGCACACCGGCTAACGCTTACTTATCGTAATACGATTTACAACTTTTTCGTAATACTCATTTTCCATATCCATCACCACGGCTGCA from Desulfovibrio subterraneus encodes:
- a CDS encoding FAD-dependent oxidoreductase, with translation MSKHVVVIGAVALGPKAACRFKRLEPGSRVTLIDQAPRISYGGCGIPYFVSGEVNSVTDLQSTPYHIVRDAAFFKTNKDVDVLTNTRATKVNRAEKTVEIVDVLTGKTDTLHYDKLVLAMGSKANLPPFEGINLSGISAATNLDEAEMLRNAVAAGQVNSAVIVGAGFIGLEMAVAFADMWGIETTVVELQDQVLPNFLSKSMATMAQHDLEEKGVTVLLGESVQRFEGEDGAVARVVTNKRTIEADLVVLAAGVSPNTGLAKEAGIECDPRGAIIVDEYMRTNDPDIYSGGDCVTIPNLVTGKRGYYPLGSMANRQGRVIGTNLAGGKDTFPGAVGGWVVKLFDQSACGAGLTIENAVKEGFDAISVHVEQFDRAHFFPEKALMSLELVVDKPTRRVLGIQGMSELGDALTARINAVVPLLKAHSTIEEVSNLEVVYSPPFASAMDIVNALGNVTENVLEGRNHMMTPAEFAKAWGNCDTDEMCFIDTRLSGNAQPLVEKYPGRWHNIPNEEIRARINEVPADKPIVVICNTGLRSYEAMLLLNELGRGDVKSAAGGMVAQKKIGSAI